The Methylomarinum vadi genome has a window encoding:
- the rtcA gene encoding RNA 3'-terminal phosphate cyclase, producing the protein MKNNIGNAMEFIEIDGSQGEGGGQVLRTALSLSACTGRAMHIRHIRNGRRKPGLMRQHLACVQAAAAICNAEVKGASLGSKNIQFVPNEIEAGNYRFSVGSAGSSTLIFQTALPLLMLAGKPSLLQLEGGTHNPLAPSYDFIHEVFLPILRQIGVDCQAQIDRYGFYPVGGGQWSVTIEPKSDFCRIDLTERGALLKAEAVCIEAGLPAHVAEREIKRLRKKLNWPEDAFGRLKVKALGGGNVVSLRSYYRHATEVIDSIGVIGVSAERVASNAVEQLRRYQNNGAPVGEHLADQLLLPLALTKGGSFVAGPPSEHVRTNIVVIKQFLDIDIQCEEIAPKRQWRISVEKRM; encoded by the coding sequence ATGAAAAACAACATAGGCAATGCGATGGAATTTATAGAAATAGATGGTTCACAGGGCGAAGGCGGCGGCCAGGTGCTGCGGACGGCGTTGTCGCTGTCGGCTTGCACCGGCCGGGCGATGCATATCCGCCATATCCGCAACGGCCGCCGAAAACCGGGATTGATGAGACAACATCTGGCTTGCGTGCAGGCCGCCGCGGCGATCTGCAACGCCGAGGTCAAAGGCGCATCGCTGGGTTCGAAAAATATCCAGTTCGTGCCGAACGAAATCGAGGCCGGAAACTACCGCTTTTCGGTCGGCAGCGCCGGCAGCAGCACGTTGATATTCCAAACCGCGTTGCCGCTGTTGATGTTGGCCGGCAAACCGTCGCTTTTGCAGCTTGAAGGCGGCACCCATAATCCGTTAGCGCCGAGTTACGACTTCATTCACGAGGTCTTTTTGCCGATACTGCGGCAAATAGGCGTCGACTGTCAGGCGCAAATCGACCGCTACGGTTTTTATCCGGTCGGCGGCGGCCAATGGTCCGTGACAATAGAACCGAAATCGGATTTTTGCCGTATCGATTTAACCGAACGAGGCGCATTACTGAAAGCGGAAGCGGTTTGTATCGAGGCCGGTTTGCCGGCCCATGTCGCCGAGCGGGAGATCAAAAGACTGCGGAAAAAGCTGAACTGGCCGGAGGACGCCTTCGGCAGATTGAAAGTCAAGGCGTTGGGCGGCGGCAATGTGGTATCCCTGCGCAGTTATTATCGGCATGCGACGGAAGTCATCGACAGCATCGGTGTGATCGGCGTCAGCGCCGAACGGGTTGCCAGCAATGCCGTCGAGCAATTGCGTCGCTACCAAAACAACGGAGCCCCGGTCGGCGAGCATTTGGCGGACCAATTGTTGTTGCCGCTGGCGTTGACCAAAGGCGGTTCCTTCGTGGCCGGTCCGCCCAGCGAACATGTGCGCACCAATATCGTCGTCATCAAACAGTTTCTGGACATCGACATCCAGTGCGAGGAAATCGCGCCGAAACGGCAATGGCGGATTTCGGTAGAAAAAAGAATGTAG
- a CDS encoding PDDEXK family nuclease, with product MFRVDINNKCLIELKPTGFSELGLKERFDIQEWIEKSPTILGEELLVIGKEVILPSGKRLDLLCVDKSATLVIVELKRDDSGASVEWQAIKYASYCSNFLPEEIFRQYAGYLDKSEADAAKAIEEFIDGDIESLNSVQRIILASKEFNSEVISAVLWLREFGVNIQCTRLAPYLDADGGLFIKPETIIPLPEAKDYIERKEIKQRKAASIPGEWTGYWFVNVGEGPHRIWEDNIKFGFIGAGQGKRYSSALHRLSIGDKIYAYMKGLGYVGFGEVISPAVMIRDFVVSESNIPLLDAGLKAERPGENSDDEELSEWVVGVKWIKAVPKSQAKTFSGVFANQNVVCKLRHEQTLKFVQQELGK from the coding sequence GTGTTTCGAGTGGATATAAACAACAAATGTTTGATTGAGCTGAAGCCCACCGGCTTCTCAGAGCTGGGATTGAAGGAACGTTTTGACATTCAAGAATGGATCGAAAAATCACCGACTATTCTAGGTGAGGAATTGTTAGTTATTGGTAAAGAGGTGATCTTGCCTTCTGGAAAGCGGTTAGATCTTCTATGTGTTGATAAGTCAGCTACTCTAGTGATTGTAGAACTTAAACGTGATGATTCTGGAGCATCTGTTGAATGGCAGGCTATAAAGTATGCGTCTTACTGTTCAAACTTTCTTCCCGAGGAGATTTTCAGACAATACGCCGGATATCTGGATAAGTCGGAAGCTGATGCTGCTAAGGCAATCGAAGAGTTTATTGATGGTGACATTGAGTCATTGAATTCCGTTCAGCGCATTATCCTCGCATCGAAAGAATTTAACTCTGAAGTAATATCGGCGGTGCTATGGCTGCGAGAGTTTGGAGTTAATATTCAGTGTACAAGGCTTGCACCTTATCTCGACGCAGATGGAGGACTGTTCATTAAACCAGAAACCATAATTCCACTTCCAGAAGCCAAAGACTATATTGAGCGAAAAGAGATCAAGCAGCGGAAAGCTGCTTCGATACCTGGAGAATGGACTGGATACTGGTTTGTGAACGTTGGGGAAGGTCCGCATCGCATTTGGGAAGACAACATAAAATTCGGCTTCATAGGTGCTGGTCAAGGAAAGCGCTATTCATCTGCTCTCCATCGTCTATCAATCGGGGATAAGATTTATGCCTACATGAAAGGACTTGGTTACGTCGGCTTTGGTGAAGTAATAAGTCCGGCTGTGATGATTCGCGACTTCGTTGTGTCGGAAAGCAACATCCCATTATTGGATGCCGGACTTAAAGCAGAGCGGCCCGGAGAAAACTCTGACGACGAAGAATTATCAGAATGGGTTGTGGGCGTTAAGTGGATCAAAGCGGTTCCTAAATCACAGGCGAAAACATTCAGCGGTGTGTTCGCAAATCAAAATGTTGTCTGCAAACTACGGCATGAACAGACGCTAAAGTTTGTCCAGCAGGAGCTTGGTAAGTGA
- a CDS encoding slipin family protein, whose protein sequence is MLGIKTYEIADHEKAMLFRKNSFKKMLEPGRYWFIDPLNELRAEVHDCAQPKFQHKLAKFLLRTYPQLKSDHFDDYELNDSELGLCYVDGKLADVLPPGTYHVFWRQPAEVKVERLDISREYRVADNVLSLLVHSDYFRSAQAAAAMVYYAEVPDYAVGLLLVNGHKEGLLPPASYGFWRYNRNIAVKLVDLRLQSLDIGGQEMLTKDRVSLRINLSAAYKVEDAEKAAMQLADYADFLYRELQLALRETIGGKTLDELLAYKNAMNENIFRTVSAKARHYGLHLSGVGVKDIILPGEMKTILNQVVEAEKAAEANLIKRREETAATRSLHNTAKVMEGNPTILRLKELEVLERVSDRIDKITVYDGLKGLMNNLVQLPVDGKS, encoded by the coding sequence ATGTTAGGAATCAAAACATACGAAATCGCGGATCACGAAAAAGCCATGTTGTTCCGCAAGAACAGTTTCAAGAAAATGCTGGAGCCGGGACGCTATTGGTTCATCGACCCGTTGAACGAGTTACGCGCCGAAGTTCACGATTGCGCCCAGCCTAAATTCCAGCATAAGTTGGCGAAGTTTCTGCTGCGCACCTATCCGCAGTTGAAAAGCGATCATTTCGACGATTATGAATTGAACGATTCCGAGCTGGGCCTGTGCTATGTCGACGGCAAACTGGCCGACGTACTGCCGCCGGGAACTTATCATGTGTTCTGGAGGCAACCGGCCGAGGTTAAGGTCGAGCGGCTGGACATCAGCCGGGAATATCGCGTGGCCGACAACGTTTTGTCCCTGCTGGTGCACAGCGATTATTTCCGTAGCGCGCAGGCCGCGGCGGCAATGGTTTATTACGCCGAAGTGCCCGATTACGCTGTCGGCCTGTTGTTGGTCAACGGCCATAAGGAAGGATTGCTGCCGCCCGCCAGTTACGGTTTCTGGCGTTACAACCGCAATATCGCCGTAAAGCTGGTCGATTTGCGTCTGCAAAGCCTTGATATCGGCGGCCAGGAAATGTTGACCAAGGACCGGGTCAGCCTGCGGATCAACCTATCGGCGGCTTACAAGGTTGAAGATGCCGAGAAGGCGGCGATGCAGTTGGCCGATTACGCCGATTTCCTGTACCGCGAATTGCAATTGGCACTGCGCGAGACAATCGGTGGAAAGACCTTGGACGAATTGCTGGCCTACAAGAATGCGATGAATGAGAATATTTTCCGGACCGTGTCGGCCAAGGCCCGCCATTACGGCTTGCACCTGAGCGGCGTCGGCGTCAAGGACATCATCCTGCCGGGCGAAATGAAGACGATCCTGAACCAGGTCGTCGAGGCGGAAAAAGCGGCCGAAGCCAACCTGATCAAACGCCGCGAGGAAACCGCTGCGACCCGGTCGCTGCATAACACAGCGAAGGTCATGGAAGGCAATCCGACCATCCTGCGCCTGAAGGAGCTGGAAGTGCTGGAGCGGGTCTCCGACCGCATCGACAAGATCACGGTTTATGACGGCCTAAAAGGCTTGATGAACAACCTGGTTCAGCTTCCGGTTGATGGCAAGTCCTGA
- a CDS encoding RtcB family protein: MTQINYQVLKEDDGVPVKAWTHGVAFEDAAKRQLLNIAQLPFIYKWIAAMPDVHLGKGATIGSVVATTKAVIPAAVGVDLGCGMMAVKTSLDAGQLPDNLSAVRSAIEQAVPHGRSKRLRKSTRDIGAWGDLPDDVMAAWKPLSEQFTVLTEKHGVLKNTNNINHLGTLGTGNHFIEVCLDQDQAVWVMLHSGSRGVGNRIGSHFIELAKKEMERWHIHLPDRDLAYLPEGSKHFDDYVEAVEWAQQFARINREVMMARVLSAIRQSLQLEFEAHLEAVNCHHNYISRELHYGEEVMVTRKGAVRAGLGEMGIIPGSMGAKSYIVRGLGNSESFHSCSHGAGRVMSRTEAKKSVSLAQHEAATAGVECRKDKSVIDETPAAYKDIDAVMAAQQDLVEIVHTLKQVVCVKG; encoded by the coding sequence ATGACACAGATCAATTATCAGGTACTAAAAGAAGACGACGGCGTTCCGGTTAAAGCTTGGACGCATGGCGTAGCATTCGAGGATGCCGCCAAACGGCAATTGCTGAATATCGCCCAATTGCCATTTATCTACAAATGGATCGCGGCGATGCCGGATGTGCATTTAGGAAAAGGCGCGACGATCGGCAGTGTGGTCGCGACGACTAAGGCCGTTATTCCGGCCGCAGTCGGCGTCGATTTGGGTTGCGGCATGATGGCGGTCAAGACCTCATTGGACGCCGGGCAGTTGCCTGATAATCTGAGCGCCGTGCGTAGCGCGATCGAACAGGCTGTGCCGCATGGACGCTCCAAGCGTCTTAGGAAAAGCACACGCGATATCGGTGCCTGGGGCGATTTGCCGGACGATGTGATGGCGGCGTGGAAACCGTTGTCAGAGCAATTCACGGTGTTGACCGAAAAACACGGCGTGCTGAAGAACACCAACAACATTAATCATTTGGGAACGCTGGGCACCGGCAACCACTTCATCGAAGTCTGTTTGGACCAAGATCAGGCCGTTTGGGTGATGCTGCATAGCGGTTCGCGCGGTGTCGGCAACCGTATCGGCAGCCATTTCATCGAATTGGCGAAGAAGGAAATGGAGCGTTGGCATATTCATCTGCCGGACCGCGACTTGGCTTATCTGCCGGAAGGCAGCAAGCATTTCGACGATTACGTCGAGGCGGTAGAGTGGGCGCAGCAGTTCGCCCGTATCAACCGCGAGGTGATGATGGCGAGAGTGCTGTCGGCAATACGGCAAAGCCTGCAACTGGAATTCGAGGCTCATCTTGAGGCGGTCAATTGTCATCATAATTACATCAGCCGCGAGCTGCACTACGGCGAGGAAGTAATGGTGACCCGCAAGGGCGCGGTGAGAGCCGGTTTGGGCGAGATGGGCATCATACCCGGCAGCATGGGGGCGAAATCCTATATCGTCCGGGGGCTGGGTAACTCGGAAAGCTTTCATAGCTGCTCGCATGGCGCTGGCCGGGTGATGTCTCGGACCGAGGCGAAAAAGTCGGTATCGCTGGCACAACACGAAGCCGCCACCGCCGGAGTCGAGTGCCGCAAGGACAAGAGCGTGATCGACGAAACGCCGGCGGCTTATAAGGACATCGATGCGGTGATGGCCGCTCAGCAGGATCTGGTCGAGATCGTCCATACCCTGAAGCAGGTGGTTTGCGTAAAGGGATGA